The proteins below come from a single Triticum aestivum cultivar Chinese Spring chromosome 5D, IWGSC CS RefSeq v2.1, whole genome shotgun sequence genomic window:
- the LOC123122010 gene encoding protein MANNAN SYNTHESIS-RELATED 1 has product MVDPRQVLAGFLTLSMFVMLGNMIKHDHFTSVSELAVEATGVELNAMKIADNTEITKAGVELEATEEIKPCWTKPSPKDDQSNGFVTMSLTIGPEYHSSQIADAVVIARYLGATLVLPEIRGNELGKSRKFQDMYDVEKFKMNLDGVVKVVDKLPAEWTTKKPAVIRVPNRVTEDFILDTIQPAFQKNSYLRLAIIFSSVSLKPKGTNNKDLDSTACHAMFTGLKLNAEYSEVAEQMLGRLKELSQKSDGRVLAVDMRTDLLEKKTCKTSAGARRKGCYNPQEVLNFLKKVGFSANTTIYLTETWWHKGLNNLKKAFPNTYTKDDIMPAEKKGEFLNSGDSDLARALDLEICSQSDVFVPAIPGMFYGNVAGKRIASGLTQILVPAPVVGGSAQASDFVSTYITKKSHFAYSCYC; this is encoded by the exons ATGGTGGACCCGCGGCAGGTGCTGGCGGGGTTCCTCACCCTCTCCATGTTCGTCATGCTCGGCAACATGATCAAGCACGACCACTTCACCTCCGTCTCCGAG CTGGCCGTGGAGGCAACAGGCGTGGAGCtcaatgcgatgaagatcgcagaCAATACTGAAATTACCAAGGCTGGAGTGGAGCTCGAGGCTACTGAGGAGATTAAGCCCTGCTGGACCAAACCAAGCCCAA AGGATGACCAGTCTAACGGTTTTGTTACCATGTCATTGACTATTGGCCCCGAATACCATTCATCACAG ATCGCTGATGCTGTAGTGATTGCAAGGTATCTGGGAGCTACACTTGTACTTCCAGAAATCAGAGGAAATGAATTAGGAAAGAGTCG AAAATTCCAAGACATGTACGATGTGGAAAAATTCAAGATGAACTTGGATGGTGTTGTCAAAGTTGTAGATAAACTTCCTGCTGAATGGACCACTAAGAAGCCAGCAGTCATTAGAGTACCAAACCGGGTGACAGAAGACTTCATCCTGGACACCATCCAGCCCGCCTTCCAAAAGAACAGTTACCTACGACTTGCAATTATTTTCTCTTCAGTAAGTTTGAAACCGAAAGGGACAAATAACAAGGACTTGGATTCAACTGCTTGCCATGCAATGTTCACTGGGCTCAAACTGAACGCCGAATATTCAGAAGTGGCTGAACAGATGCTGGGCAGGCTTAAAGAGCTAAGCCAGAAATCAGATGGCAGGGTGTTGGCGGTTGATATGCGGACCGACTTGCTAGAGAAGAAGACCTGTAAAACAAGCGCGGGTGCAAGAAGGAAAGGCTGTTACAATCCTCAGGAGGTTCTGAATTTCCTGAAGAAGGTCGGCTTCTCTGCTAATACAACCATCTACTTGACAGAGACATGGTGGCACAAAGGCCTGAATAATCTTAAGAAGGCATTCCCAAACACTTATACCAAG GACGACATAATGCCGGCTGAGAAGAAAGGTGAGTTCCTGAACTCTGGCGATTCAGACCTAGCAAGGGCCCTGGACCTCGAGATCTGCTCGCAGAGCGACGTGTTCGTCCCTGCCATCCCCGGCATGTTCTACGGAAACGTGGCCGGTAAGAGGATCGCGTCAGGCCTGACCCAGATCCTTGTCCCGGCTCCGGTGGTGGGCGGTTCGGCGCAGGCCTCAGACTTCGTCTCCACATACATCACCAAGAAGAGCCACTTCGCCTACTCATGCTACTGCTAG
- the LOC123122009 gene encoding calcium-transporting ATPase 5, plasma membrane-type isoform X2, translating into MASPPPKVAVPVGEEGREAEGEDICAFDIPGKNAPRDRLRRWRQIALVLNASRRFRYTLDLARDEERENLRRIIRAHAQVIRAVFLFKKAGQKALQESYNGTKFESLSQRFPIDLEKLVMLNRDHDAITLQEVGGVSGLSDLLKSNLDRGVSSNEDELLQRRDIFGANTYPRKKRKSIWRFVFEACQDLTLVILMVAAATSLSLGMVTEGVKDGWYDGGSIFFAVFLVIFVTATSDYRQSLQFQHLNEEKQNIQVEVIRGGKRVGASIFDLVVGDVVPLKIGDQVPADGVLISGHSFVIDKSSMTGESKIVHKDQKAPMLMSGCKVADGYGSMLVTGVGTNTEWGMLMANLSEDIGEETPLQVRLNGVATLIGIVGLSVAGVVLVVLWIRYFTGHSNNPDGTTAFVAGTTGAKQGFMGAISIFTIAVTIVVVAVPEGLPLAVTLTLAYSMRKMMRDKALVRRLSSCETMGSATTICSDKTGTLTLNKMTVVEAYLSGTKLNPCDNTGMMSSSVASLLVEGIAQNTAGAVFSPENGGAAEVAGSPTEKAILSWGLKIGMNFNDVRSKSLVLRVLPFNSVKKCGGVAVQSDTYVHIHWKGAAELVLASCESWFSIDGSVHPMSSDKYNELKRSIDDMAMSSLRCIAFAYCTCELTMVPREDLDKWQLPDDNLTLLGMVGIKDPCRPGVRDAVQLCSAAGVKVRMVTGDNVETAKAIAFECGILNAKDVASETIIIEGKVFREMSETAREEVADKITVMGRSSPNDKLLLVQALKRKGHVVAVTGDGTNDAPALHEADIGLSMGISGTEVAKESSDIIILDDDFTSVVKVVRWGRSVYANIQKFIQFQLTVNVAALVINVVAAVSSGAVPLNAVELLWVNLIMDTLGALALATEPPTDNLMKRHPVGRREPLVTNIMWRNLFIQALYQIAVLLVFNFDGKRIFQLHNESREHADKIKNTFVFNAFVFCQIFNEFNARKPEEKNVFGGVTSNRLFMGIVGITTVLQILIIEFLGKFFGTVRLGWKLWLLSVAIGAVSWPLAYVGKSIPVPARPFQDYLKHCCAWRRPRRRDEEQGGKS; encoded by the exons ATGGCGTCGCCGCCGCCGAAGGTCGCCGTGCCGGTGGGGGAGGAGGGCCGGGAGGCGGAGGGAGAGGATATCTGCGCGTTCGATATACCCGGCAAGAACGCCCCGCGCGATCGCCTGCGGCGGTGGAGG CAAATTGCTCTTGTGCTCAACGCTTCACGCCGTTTTAGATATACTCTAGATCTCGCGAGGGATGAAGAGAGAGAAAACTTGAGAAGAATTATACGAGCTCATGCACAAGTTATACGG GCAGTATTCCTTTTCAAAAAGGCTGGTCAAAAGGCGCTACAAG AATCTTACAATGGTACAAAATTTGAGTCACTCTCTCAGAGATTTCCAATTGATCTGGAAAAGCTTGTAATGTTGAACAGAGACCATGATGCAATTACGCTTCAGGAGGTTGGAGGG GTCAGTGGGCTTTCAGATTTACTAAAGAGTAATTTAGACAGAGGAGTTAGCTCAAATGAGGACGAGCTGTTGCAGAGAAGAGACATTTTCGGGGCAAACACCTATCCGCGCAAGAAAAGAAAAAGCATATGG CGCTTTGTATTTGAAGCTTGTCAGGATTTAACTCTTGTGATTCTGATGGTAGCTGctgctacatcattatcattgggCATGGTAACAGAG GGTGTAAAAGATGGATGGTATGATGGTGGAAGCATATTCTTTGCTGTTTTTCTTGTGATATTTGTTACAG CAACCAGTGATTATAGACAATCTCTTCAGTTTCAACATCTGAACGAGGAGAAACAAAACATACAAGTTGAG GTTATCAGAGGTGGTAAGAGAGTAGGAGCTTCAATATTTGACCTTGTGGTTGGCGATGTTGTTCCCCTCAAAATTGGTGACCAA GTCCCTGCAGATGGTGTCCTAATATCTGGTCATTCTTTTGTAATAGACAAATCAAGTATGACAGGAGAGTCCAAAATT GTTCATAAGGACCAAAAGGCACCTATGTTGATGTCCGGTTGCAAGGTCGCAGATGGCTATGGCTCTATGTTG GTAACAGGTGTGGGTACTAATACTGAATGGGGTATGTTGATGGCCAATCTTTCAGAAGATATTGGTGAAGAAACCCCGTTGCAG GTGCGCTTGAATGGTGTCGCTACTTTAATTGGTATCGTGGGTTTATCGGTTGCTGGTGTTGTCCTTGTCGTACTTTGGATAAG ATATTTTACCGGGCATAGCAATAATCCAGATGGAACTACGGCATTTGTGGCTGGGACTACTGGCGCAAAACAGGGATTTATGGGGGCAATCAGTATTTTTACAATCGCC GTAACTATTGTGGTTGTTGCTGTGCCTGAAGGACTCCCTTTAGCAGTAACATTGAC CCTTGCATATTCAATGCGAAAGATGATGCGAGACAAGGCTCTG GTGAGACGACTTTCATCTTGTGAAACAATGGGGTCGGCAACCACGATTTGCAGTGACAAGACTGGAACTCTTACCTTGAATAAG ATGACAGTTGTGGAAGCATATTTGAGTGGGACGAAGTTGAATCCTTGTGATAATACTGGGATGATGTCTAGCAGTGTGGCATCTCTACTTGTTGAAGGAATTGCACAAAACACAGCAGGTGCTGTGTTTTCACCAGAG AATGGAGGAGCTGCTGAAGTTGCTGGTTCACCAACTGAAAAAGCAATTCTTTCTTGGGGTCTTAAG ATTGGGATGAATTTCAACGATGTGAGGTCAAAATCTTTAGTTCTTCGTGTTCTCCCATTTAACTCAGTGAAGAAATGTGGTGGCGTTGCAGTGCAG TCAGATACTTATGTACACATCCACTGGAAAGGTGCTGCTGAGCTAGTATTAGCATCTTGCGAAAGCTGGTTTTCTATTGATGGTTCAGTTCATCCAATGAGTTCTGACAAG TATAACGAATTGAAGAGATCCATTGACGATATGGCAATGAGTTCACTGCGCTGTATTGCTTTTGCATATTGCACCTGCGAGCTCACAATGGTTCCTAGGGAGGATCTCGATAAGTGGCAGTTGCCTGATGATAATCTGACTCTTCTTGGAATGGTCGGGATAAAG GATCCTTGTCGCCCAGGAGTAAGGGATGCTGTACAATTATGCAGTGCTGCTGGTGTGAAG GTACGGATGGTCACAGGAGATAATGTTGAAACAGCCAAGGCCATTGCTTTCGAATGTGGaatactaaatgcaaaagatgTTGCTTCAGAGACAATAATAATAGAGGGGAAGGTGTTCCGTGAAATGTCTGAAACTGCACGAGAAGAAGTTGCTGACAAGATTACA GTAATGGGACGGTCTTCTCCAAACGACAAACTTTTGCTTGTACAAGCTTTGAAAAGAAAAGGCCATGTAGTAGCTGTAACCGGTGATGGCACCAACGACGCCCCAGCATTACATGAG GCTGATATCGGTCTTTCAATGGGCATCTCGGGAACAGAAGTTGCTAAAGAAAGCTCGGACATCATAATCTTGGATGATGACTTCACATCCGTTGTCAAG GTTGTTCGTTGGGGACGGTCTGTCTATGCAAATATTCAGAAATTCATCCAGTTTCAGCTGACTGTTAATGTCGCTGCCCTGGTAATAAATGTGGTGGCCGCTGTGTCCTCTGGTGCTGTTCCTCTGAATGCAGTTGAG CTTCTTTGGGTGAACCTTATCATGGACACACTGGGAGCCCTTGCATTAGCAACTGAACCACCAACAGACAACCTAATGAAGAGACATCCTGTTGGCAGAAG GGAACCTCTTGTTACAAATATCATGTGGAGAAACCTGTTTATCCAG GCTCTTTACCAGATAGCAGTTCTTCTCGTCTTCAATTTTGATGGCAAAAGGATTTTCCAGTTGCATAATGAAAGTCGAGAGCATGCTGACAAAATTAAGAACACCTTTGTCTTCAATGCATTTGTCTTTTGCCAA ATATTCAATGAGTTCAATGCTCGCAAGCCTGAGGAGAAGAATGTCTTCGGAGGAGTCACGAGCAACCGCCTTTTCATGGGTATAGTGGGTATAACAACCGTACTTCAG ATCTTGATAATTGAATTTCTCGGAAAGTTCTTTGGAACTGTTAGGCTCGGTTGGAAGTTATGGCTGCTATCAGTTGCCATTGGTGCAGTAAG CTGGCCCCTCGCGTATGTTGGCAAGTCCATTCCTGTTCCGGCCAGACCTTTCCAGGATTACTTGAAGCATTGTTGTGCCTGGAGAAGGCCACGTCGCCGTG ATGAAGAGCAGGGCGGCAAGAGCTGA
- the LOC123122009 gene encoding calcium-transporting ATPase 5, plasma membrane-type isoform X1 encodes MASPPPKVAVPVGEEGREAEGEDICAFDIPGKNAPRDRLRRWRQIALVLNASRRFRYTLDLARDEERENLRRIIRAHAQVIRAVFLFKKAGQKALQESYNGTKFESLSQRFPIDLEKLVMLNRDHDAITLQEVGGVSGLSDLLKSNLDRGVSSNEDELLQRRDIFGANTYPRKKRKSIWRFVFEACQDLTLVILMVAAATSLSLGMVTEGVKDGWYDGGSIFFAVFLVIFVTATSDYRQSLQFQHLNEEKQNIQVEVIRGGKRVGASIFDLVVGDVVPLKIGDQVPADGVLISGHSFVIDKSSMTGESKIVHKDQKAPMLMSGCKVADGYGSMLVTGVGTNTEWGMLMANLSEDIGEETPLQVRLNGVATLIGIVGLSVAGVVLVVLWIRYFTGHSNNPDGTTAFVAGTTGAKQGFMGAISIFTIAVTIVVVAVPEGLPLAVTLTLAYSMRKMMRDKALVRRLSSCETMGSATTICSDKTGTLTLNKMTVVEAYLSGTKLNPCDNTGMMSSSVASLLVEGIAQNTAGAVFSPENGGAAEVAGSPTEKAILSWGLKIGMNFNDVRSKSLVLRVLPFNSVKKCGGVAVQVSDTYVHIHWKGAAELVLASCESWFSIDGSVHPMSSDKYNELKRSIDDMAMSSLRCIAFAYCTCELTMVPREDLDKWQLPDDNLTLLGMVGIKDPCRPGVRDAVQLCSAAGVKVRMVTGDNVETAKAIAFECGILNAKDVASETIIIEGKVFREMSETAREEVADKITVMGRSSPNDKLLLVQALKRKGHVVAVTGDGTNDAPALHEADIGLSMGISGTEVAKESSDIIILDDDFTSVVKVVRWGRSVYANIQKFIQFQLTVNVAALVINVVAAVSSGAVPLNAVELLWVNLIMDTLGALALATEPPTDNLMKRHPVGRREPLVTNIMWRNLFIQALYQIAVLLVFNFDGKRIFQLHNESREHADKIKNTFVFNAFVFCQIFNEFNARKPEEKNVFGGVTSNRLFMGIVGITTVLQILIIEFLGKFFGTVRLGWKLWLLSVAIGAVSWPLAYVGKSIPVPARPFQDYLKHCCAWRRPRRRDEEQGGKS; translated from the exons ATGGCGTCGCCGCCGCCGAAGGTCGCCGTGCCGGTGGGGGAGGAGGGCCGGGAGGCGGAGGGAGAGGATATCTGCGCGTTCGATATACCCGGCAAGAACGCCCCGCGCGATCGCCTGCGGCGGTGGAGG CAAATTGCTCTTGTGCTCAACGCTTCACGCCGTTTTAGATATACTCTAGATCTCGCGAGGGATGAAGAGAGAGAAAACTTGAGAAGAATTATACGAGCTCATGCACAAGTTATACGG GCAGTATTCCTTTTCAAAAAGGCTGGTCAAAAGGCGCTACAAG AATCTTACAATGGTACAAAATTTGAGTCACTCTCTCAGAGATTTCCAATTGATCTGGAAAAGCTTGTAATGTTGAACAGAGACCATGATGCAATTACGCTTCAGGAGGTTGGAGGG GTCAGTGGGCTTTCAGATTTACTAAAGAGTAATTTAGACAGAGGAGTTAGCTCAAATGAGGACGAGCTGTTGCAGAGAAGAGACATTTTCGGGGCAAACACCTATCCGCGCAAGAAAAGAAAAAGCATATGG CGCTTTGTATTTGAAGCTTGTCAGGATTTAACTCTTGTGATTCTGATGGTAGCTGctgctacatcattatcattgggCATGGTAACAGAG GGTGTAAAAGATGGATGGTATGATGGTGGAAGCATATTCTTTGCTGTTTTTCTTGTGATATTTGTTACAG CAACCAGTGATTATAGACAATCTCTTCAGTTTCAACATCTGAACGAGGAGAAACAAAACATACAAGTTGAG GTTATCAGAGGTGGTAAGAGAGTAGGAGCTTCAATATTTGACCTTGTGGTTGGCGATGTTGTTCCCCTCAAAATTGGTGACCAA GTCCCTGCAGATGGTGTCCTAATATCTGGTCATTCTTTTGTAATAGACAAATCAAGTATGACAGGAGAGTCCAAAATT GTTCATAAGGACCAAAAGGCACCTATGTTGATGTCCGGTTGCAAGGTCGCAGATGGCTATGGCTCTATGTTG GTAACAGGTGTGGGTACTAATACTGAATGGGGTATGTTGATGGCCAATCTTTCAGAAGATATTGGTGAAGAAACCCCGTTGCAG GTGCGCTTGAATGGTGTCGCTACTTTAATTGGTATCGTGGGTTTATCGGTTGCTGGTGTTGTCCTTGTCGTACTTTGGATAAG ATATTTTACCGGGCATAGCAATAATCCAGATGGAACTACGGCATTTGTGGCTGGGACTACTGGCGCAAAACAGGGATTTATGGGGGCAATCAGTATTTTTACAATCGCC GTAACTATTGTGGTTGTTGCTGTGCCTGAAGGACTCCCTTTAGCAGTAACATTGAC CCTTGCATATTCAATGCGAAAGATGATGCGAGACAAGGCTCTG GTGAGACGACTTTCATCTTGTGAAACAATGGGGTCGGCAACCACGATTTGCAGTGACAAGACTGGAACTCTTACCTTGAATAAG ATGACAGTTGTGGAAGCATATTTGAGTGGGACGAAGTTGAATCCTTGTGATAATACTGGGATGATGTCTAGCAGTGTGGCATCTCTACTTGTTGAAGGAATTGCACAAAACACAGCAGGTGCTGTGTTTTCACCAGAG AATGGAGGAGCTGCTGAAGTTGCTGGTTCACCAACTGAAAAAGCAATTCTTTCTTGGGGTCTTAAG ATTGGGATGAATTTCAACGATGTGAGGTCAAAATCTTTAGTTCTTCGTGTTCTCCCATTTAACTCAGTGAAGAAATGTGGTGGCGTTGCAGTGCAGGTG TCAGATACTTATGTACACATCCACTGGAAAGGTGCTGCTGAGCTAGTATTAGCATCTTGCGAAAGCTGGTTTTCTATTGATGGTTCAGTTCATCCAATGAGTTCTGACAAG TATAACGAATTGAAGAGATCCATTGACGATATGGCAATGAGTTCACTGCGCTGTATTGCTTTTGCATATTGCACCTGCGAGCTCACAATGGTTCCTAGGGAGGATCTCGATAAGTGGCAGTTGCCTGATGATAATCTGACTCTTCTTGGAATGGTCGGGATAAAG GATCCTTGTCGCCCAGGAGTAAGGGATGCTGTACAATTATGCAGTGCTGCTGGTGTGAAG GTACGGATGGTCACAGGAGATAATGTTGAAACAGCCAAGGCCATTGCTTTCGAATGTGGaatactaaatgcaaaagatgTTGCTTCAGAGACAATAATAATAGAGGGGAAGGTGTTCCGTGAAATGTCTGAAACTGCACGAGAAGAAGTTGCTGACAAGATTACA GTAATGGGACGGTCTTCTCCAAACGACAAACTTTTGCTTGTACAAGCTTTGAAAAGAAAAGGCCATGTAGTAGCTGTAACCGGTGATGGCACCAACGACGCCCCAGCATTACATGAG GCTGATATCGGTCTTTCAATGGGCATCTCGGGAACAGAAGTTGCTAAAGAAAGCTCGGACATCATAATCTTGGATGATGACTTCACATCCGTTGTCAAG GTTGTTCGTTGGGGACGGTCTGTCTATGCAAATATTCAGAAATTCATCCAGTTTCAGCTGACTGTTAATGTCGCTGCCCTGGTAATAAATGTGGTGGCCGCTGTGTCCTCTGGTGCTGTTCCTCTGAATGCAGTTGAG CTTCTTTGGGTGAACCTTATCATGGACACACTGGGAGCCCTTGCATTAGCAACTGAACCACCAACAGACAACCTAATGAAGAGACATCCTGTTGGCAGAAG GGAACCTCTTGTTACAAATATCATGTGGAGAAACCTGTTTATCCAG GCTCTTTACCAGATAGCAGTTCTTCTCGTCTTCAATTTTGATGGCAAAAGGATTTTCCAGTTGCATAATGAAAGTCGAGAGCATGCTGACAAAATTAAGAACACCTTTGTCTTCAATGCATTTGTCTTTTGCCAA ATATTCAATGAGTTCAATGCTCGCAAGCCTGAGGAGAAGAATGTCTTCGGAGGAGTCACGAGCAACCGCCTTTTCATGGGTATAGTGGGTATAACAACCGTACTTCAG ATCTTGATAATTGAATTTCTCGGAAAGTTCTTTGGAACTGTTAGGCTCGGTTGGAAGTTATGGCTGCTATCAGTTGCCATTGGTGCAGTAAG CTGGCCCCTCGCGTATGTTGGCAAGTCCATTCCTGTTCCGGCCAGACCTTTCCAGGATTACTTGAAGCATTGTTGTGCCTGGAGAAGGCCACGTCGCCGTG ATGAAGAGCAGGGCGGCAAGAGCTGA